A portion of the Kribbella jejuensis genome contains these proteins:
- a CDS encoding SEC-C domain-containing protein, translated as MEGELADELRNPEPDTSSDRHCTPPETPLDAARQHVRNGQPEQAEAIWRKLISEGGELGDEAAADYADHALRQQHGDIEMEVIERRIAEGDTSPLTWYWAGLVLERRGELVDALVRYSQAVDHLTTEEIGRSPWTRLMASSRRRVKWVLGLELDGIDAIGEVGEVEEADRYFDLLDLLRTPAVVNGQVRVWSRAELAEAREFRPGRITADSIEAYYRQVEDVLREHGEPVAVEFWTFELFMNRVNALLANHAHDLPEEEPIEDEAVGAVWPPGRNEPCWCGSARKYKKCCGSGHPSGRPQAWGPAGLRAGAEVAVGRV; from the coding sequence ATGGAAGGCGAACTCGCGGACGAACTCCGCAACCCCGAACCCGATACCAGTTCCGATCGACACTGCACACCCCCCGAGACACCCCTCGACGCTGCCCGACAGCATGTGCGGAACGGGCAACCTGAGCAGGCAGAAGCAATCTGGCGCAAGCTGATCAGCGAAGGAGGCGAGCTTGGCGACGAAGCTGCCGCAGACTACGCCGATCATGCACTCAGGCAGCAGCACGGTGACATCGAGATGGAGGTGATCGAGCGGAGGATCGCGGAGGGCGACACATCCCCGCTCACCTGGTACTGGGCGGGTTTGGTGCTCGAAAGGCGAGGCGAGCTGGTCGATGCGCTGGTTCGGTATTCCCAGGCAGTCGACCACTTGACCACGGAAGAGATCGGCAGGTCGCCATGGACCCGTCTGATGGCGAGCAGCCGACGCAGGGTGAAATGGGTACTCGGGCTCGAACTCGATGGCATCGACGCCATTGGCGAGGTCGGTGAGGTCGAAGAGGCAGACAGGTACTTCGACCTGCTTGATCTCCTGCGCACGCCGGCCGTGGTCAATGGGCAAGTACGAGTCTGGAGCCGGGCCGAGCTCGCCGAAGCCCGCGAATTCCGGCCCGGGCGGATCACTGCGGACAGCATCGAAGCCTACTACCGACAAGTCGAAGACGTACTCCGCGAACACGGCGAACCCGTCGCCGTCGAGTTCTGGACCTTCGAGCTCTTCATGAACCGCGTCAACGCACTGCTAGCGAACCACGCCCACGACCTTCCGGAAGAGGAGCCGATCGAGGACGAGGCCGTCGGTGCCGTATGGCCGCCTGGACGCAATGAACCTTGTTGGTGCGGGTCCGCGAGGAAGTACAAGAAGTGCTGTGGCAGCGGCCATCCTTCCGGACGGCCGCAAGCGTGGGGACCCGCGGGTCTGCGGGCTGGGGCGGAGGTCGCGGTCGGTAGGGTGTGA